A portion of the Candidatus Tumulicola sp. genome contains these proteins:
- a CDS encoding 1-deoxy-D-xylulose-5-phosphate reductoisomerase: MKRRRVAILGSTGSIGTQALDVISAHPDRFTVVGLAAGRNVSLLREQAERFRPGIATTAEDGPQALLRVALESKPDVLLAATDGAVAFDAVFAAVERGIDIAVANKELIVAAGELLVAAASASGSSLLPVDSEHSAIFQCLEGERRESVREIVLTASGGPFWRWSAEEIASAGVEAALTHPTWNMGTKNTIDSASMMNKGLEVIEASRLFGLPGERVRFVVHPQSIAHGFVIFTDGSVKAQLAAPDMRVPIGYALAYPDRLPGTPSGWQDESVLDAIGGRGEAPLRYDFEAADPVRFPCVRLAYEALAAGGTAPATLSAANEVAVAAFVERKIAFGEIPTVIETAMSETGRAELTLEEIRVADRTARSAAERIVQRMERPVCR, translated from the coding sequence GTGAAGCGACGGCGTGTAGCCATTCTCGGCTCGACCGGCTCGATCGGTACGCAAGCCTTAGACGTCATATCGGCGCATCCCGATCGCTTTACGGTCGTCGGCCTCGCTGCCGGGCGCAACGTTTCGCTGTTGCGCGAACAAGCCGAGCGATTCCGGCCCGGAATCGCGACGACGGCCGAAGACGGGCCGCAAGCTCTGCTGCGCGTTGCGCTCGAATCGAAGCCCGACGTGCTCTTGGCCGCCACCGATGGCGCGGTCGCGTTCGACGCCGTGTTTGCCGCAGTGGAGCGTGGCATCGACATCGCGGTTGCGAATAAAGAATTAATCGTTGCTGCCGGCGAGTTGTTGGTTGCGGCGGCGTCGGCGAGCGGTTCGTCTCTTCTGCCGGTCGATAGCGAGCACAGCGCCATCTTTCAGTGTTTGGAAGGCGAACGTCGCGAGTCCGTGCGCGAGATCGTGTTGACCGCCTCCGGCGGGCCGTTCTGGCGCTGGTCCGCAGAGGAGATCGCCTCGGCGGGCGTCGAGGCCGCCTTGACGCATCCCACGTGGAATATGGGGACGAAAAACACCATCGATTCGGCCAGTATGATGAATAAAGGTTTGGAAGTGATCGAGGCCAGCCGATTGTTCGGGTTGCCCGGCGAGCGGGTGCGATTTGTGGTCCATCCGCAGTCGATCGCACACGGCTTCGTTATTTTCACCGATGGAAGCGTCAAAGCGCAGCTCGCGGCTCCCGACATGCGGGTGCCGATCGGGTACGCGCTCGCCTATCCGGACCGCTTGCCCGGAACGCCTTCGGGCTGGCAGGACGAGTCGGTGCTGGATGCCATCGGCGGCCGGGGCGAGGCGCCGCTCCGCTACGATTTTGAAGCCGCCGATCCAGTGCGCTTTCCGTGCGTGCGATTAGCGTACGAGGCCTTGGCCGCCGGGGGGACGGCTCCAGCGACCCTGTCGGCCGCCAATGAAGTCGCGGTCGCTGCGTTCGTCGAACGAAAGATCGCGTTTGGAGAGATCCCGACCGTCATCGAAACGGCGATGTCCGAAACGGGCCGCGCCGAGCTGACGCTCGAAGAAATCCGCGTCGCCGATCGGACCGCTCGCAGCGCGGCCGAACGGATCGTGCAACGCATGGAAAGGCCCGTGTGTCGTTAG
- a CDS encoding phosphatidate cytidylyltransferase: MTLRRVVVGFVVAVIGFACTLSPWTFDILLLGIGFGAIYELNALCERKGQPLEYPVAVLGVCAYIVMAAFGVLHRWEGVLLAGIVVAAFCIGMYGEQKGYFARTAYTLLAVLYIGKLLTYFVFVRAIDGNGLWLTFYVILTIALTDIFAMVIGTVVGRHPLTQISPKKTVEGSVGALVIVTGFATAATLVPQLHLVWWQGVVLGSLTSVAAQLGDVVESALKRDAGVKDAGAMIVGHGGVLDRFDSYLFGGVTFFALLHVVGVLQVS, translated from the coding sequence GTGACCCTCCGCCGCGTCGTCGTCGGATTCGTGGTGGCGGTCATTGGATTTGCTTGTACGCTGTCACCGTGGACGTTCGATATATTGCTTCTGGGAATCGGATTCGGCGCTATCTACGAACTGAACGCGCTTTGCGAGAGAAAAGGCCAACCACTCGAGTATCCGGTTGCAGTCCTGGGTGTATGCGCCTACATCGTGATGGCCGCGTTCGGCGTGTTGCATCGTTGGGAAGGCGTGCTGCTTGCCGGAATCGTGGTGGCGGCGTTCTGCATCGGGATGTACGGCGAACAAAAGGGTTATTTCGCGCGCACTGCCTACACGTTACTCGCCGTTTTGTATATCGGCAAGTTGCTGACGTATTTCGTGTTCGTGCGCGCGATCGACGGCAACGGACTATGGCTGACGTTCTATGTGATTCTGACGATCGCCCTAACCGACATTTTCGCGATGGTCATCGGAACGGTTGTCGGACGGCATCCGCTCACGCAGATCTCTCCGAAAAAGACCGTCGAGGGGTCGGTCGGAGCGCTGGTCATCGTGACCGGTTTCGCTACAGCCGCGACGCTCGTTCCGCAGCTGCATTTGGTGTGGTGGCAGGGCGTGGTGCTCGGATCGCTGACGTCCGTCGCCGCGCAACTGGGCGACGTCGTCGAGTCGGCGCTCAAACGTGATGCCGGCGTGAAGGATGCCGGAGCGATGATCGTTGGTCACGGCGGAGTGCTGGACCGCTTCGATTCGTATTTGTTCGGCGGCGTAACGTTTTTCGCGCTACTGCACGTCGTTGGAGTGTTGCAAGTATCGTGA
- the uppS gene encoding polyprenyl diphosphate synthase, which translates to MIDPASAVELRPAAVPRHVAIIMDGNRRWAKMRRLPAIEGHRRGIVALRRTTRAASDAGVEVLTVYGFSTENWNRDAREISLLFDLCVYFARSEVDELRRNNVRVRVIGDWESLPPRPRAALHDLQASTAHNDGLLLNLAVNYSSRAELERAIRAIATDVAAGRIAPEAVDDQLIQRYLYTAGLPELDLLIRPGGERRLSNFLLYQAAYAELVLSDVFWPDFSGDDLMHALGEYGQRERRFGGA; encoded by the coding sequence ATGATCGACCCCGCTTCCGCCGTCGAGCTACGGCCGGCCGCCGTTCCGCGGCACGTGGCTATCATTATGGATGGCAACCGGCGCTGGGCCAAGATGCGGCGACTGCCGGCAATCGAGGGACACCGCCGCGGGATTGTAGCCTTGCGTCGAACCACCCGGGCCGCCAGCGACGCCGGCGTCGAGGTGTTGACGGTTTACGGATTTTCCACTGAGAACTGGAATCGCGACGCGCGTGAGATCTCGCTGTTGTTCGACCTGTGCGTGTATTTCGCGCGCAGCGAAGTCGACGAATTGCGTCGTAACAACGTACGCGTCCGTGTGATCGGTGACTGGGAATCGCTGCCTCCGCGCCCGCGCGCCGCACTGCACGACTTACAAGCGTCGACCGCGCACAACGACGGACTGCTGCTCAACCTCGCGGTCAACTACAGTTCCCGCGCAGAGCTCGAACGCGCCATTCGCGCGATCGCAACCGACGTCGCCGCCGGGCGCATCGCCCCGGAGGCCGTGGACGACCAGCTGATTCAGCGCTATCTCTATACCGCGGGACTCCCCGAGCTCGACTTGTTGATCCGGCCGGGCGGCGAGCGGCGGCTCTCGAACTTTTTATTGTATCAGGCTGCCTATGCCGAGCTCGTGTTGAGCGATGTCTTTTGGCCCGACTTTTCCGGCGACGATCTGATGCACGCATTGGGCGAATACGGGCAGCGCGAGCGCCGTTTCGGAGGAGCGTGA
- the frr gene encoding ribosome recycling factor: MSDSFFKDVENRMGKCGEATQGDFATIRTGRATPALLDRLQVEAYGQPVPLNQVAGVNAPDARTLTITAWDKSVVPEIRKAIEKSDIGLTPNIDGTTIRLIVPPLTEDRRKELAKVVKKKAEDGRVAVRNVRHKAHDDIKVQLKAGDITEDESKRMQDTLQKLTDRYVKEIDGLAAAKEKEIMEV; encoded by the coding sequence ATGAGCGACTCGTTCTTCAAAGACGTCGAGAATCGTATGGGCAAGTGCGGTGAGGCGACGCAAGGCGACTTTGCTACGATTCGAACCGGCCGGGCCACGCCCGCACTGCTGGATCGTTTGCAGGTCGAAGCGTACGGCCAGCCCGTTCCGCTCAACCAGGTAGCCGGAGTCAACGCGCCCGACGCACGTACGCTGACGATCACCGCCTGGGACAAAAGCGTCGTCCCGGAAATTCGAAAGGCGATCGAAAAGAGCGACATCGGGCTGACCCCCAACATCGACGGCACGACGATCCGCCTGATCGTGCCGCCGCTGACCGAAGATCGCCGCAAAGAGCTCGCCAAGGTCGTCAAGAAGAAGGCCGAGGATGGCCGCGTAGCGGTCCGCAACGTGCGGCACAAGGCGCACGACGACATTAAGGTGCAGCTCAAAGCCGGCGACATCACCGAAGACGAATCGAAGCGCATGCAAGATACGCTGCAGAAGCTGACCGACCGCTACGTGAAGGAAATCGACGGTCTCGCTGCCGCCAAAGAAAAAGAAATAATGGAAGTGTGA
- the pyrH gene encoding UMP kinase, which translates to MPPETPRFSRVLLKISGEAFSGDETGVDVEMTRVIAAQIGEVSRGGVSMAVVVGGGNIWRGKVHERAGVDRATADYMGMLATVINALALQDALERIEVPTRVQTAIAMHQIAEPYIRRRAIRHLEKGRVVIFAAGTGNPYFTTDTTAALRAVEVGADAILKATKVDGIYSADPKKYPDATRFERLEYMEVLQRGLEVMDSTAMALCMDNALPIVVFDMAGPDNIRRVIWGEQIGTYVGGPLQPAGAGSR; encoded by the coding sequence GTGCCGCCCGAAACGCCCCGTTTCTCACGCGTCCTGCTGAAGATTTCCGGCGAAGCGTTTTCGGGCGACGAAACCGGCGTCGACGTCGAGATGACGCGCGTGATTGCCGCGCAGATCGGCGAAGTGAGTCGCGGTGGCGTGTCGATGGCGGTGGTGGTCGGCGGCGGTAACATCTGGCGTGGTAAGGTTCACGAGCGGGCGGGCGTGGACCGCGCGACCGCCGACTACATGGGCATGCTCGCGACCGTAATCAACGCGCTGGCATTGCAGGACGCACTCGAACGCATCGAAGTGCCGACGCGGGTTCAGACGGCCATTGCGATGCATCAGATCGCCGAACCCTATATTCGCCGGCGAGCCATCCGGCATCTCGAGAAGGGCCGGGTCGTGATCTTTGCGGCGGGCACCGGAAATCCGTATTTTACAACCGATACGACCGCGGCCTTACGGGCCGTGGAAGTCGGCGCGGATGCGATTCTCAAAGCCACCAAGGTCGACGGCATCTATTCGGCCGATCCTAAGAAGTATCCCGACGCAACGCGCTTCGAACGCCTGGAGTATATGGAAGTACTGCAGCGGGGTCTGGAAGTGATGGATTCGACCGCCATGGCATTGTGCATGGACAACGCGTTGCCGATCGTGGTATTCGATATGGCCGGTCCCGACAACATCCGCCGGGTCATTTGGGGCGAGCAAATCGGCACGTACGTTGGCGGCCCGCTGCAGCCGGCGGGCGCAGGGAGCAGATAA
- the tsf gene encoding translation elongation factor Ts has protein sequence MTYQPKADEIKALREETSAPMMDCRKALAEAQGDMEKAKALLVERGGAQAAKKAERVANEGVVASYIHAGGKIGVLVEVNSETDFVARNPKFGDLARDIAMHVAAMSPEYLDRQSVSSEVVDALRAEFRAAVPPNKPADVAEKIIEGKLNKWFEEHCLLDQAFVKDDSLSVGELVHAAVGALGEKISVRRFTKYALGD, from the coding sequence ATGACCTACCAACCGAAAGCCGACGAGATCAAGGCGCTTCGTGAAGAAACGAGCGCGCCTATGATGGATTGCCGTAAAGCCCTCGCCGAAGCGCAGGGCGATATGGAAAAAGCGAAAGCGTTGCTGGTCGAACGCGGCGGGGCGCAAGCCGCCAAGAAAGCGGAGCGCGTCGCCAACGAAGGAGTCGTCGCGAGCTACATTCACGCCGGCGGCAAGATCGGCGTCCTGGTGGAAGTGAATAGCGAGACCGACTTCGTCGCACGCAATCCGAAGTTCGGCGATCTCGCACGTGACATCGCGATGCACGTCGCGGCGATGTCGCCGGAATACCTGGATCGCCAGAGCGTGTCGTCCGAGGTCGTCGATGCACTGCGCGCGGAGTTTCGCGCTGCCGTTCCCCCGAACAAACCGGCCGACGTCGCCGAGAAAATTATCGAGGGTAAGTTAAATAAATGGTTTGAAGAGCATTGCTTGCTCGATCAAGCCTTCGTCAAAGACGATTCCTTAAGCGTAGGCGAGCTCGTCCACGCTGCCGTCGGCGCACTAGGTGAGAAAATCAGCGTACGCCGGTTCACGAAGTACGCGTTAGGAGATTAG
- the rpsB gene encoding 30S ribosomal protein S2 — translation MDGTRAGAREDPFMSVVTMRELLEAGVHFGHQTRRWNPKMKPYIFQERNGIYIIDLALTVQKLRETVEVVKQLSREGKVILFVGTKKQAQDVVRDEAERAGTFFINQRWLGGTLTNFSTIQRRIARLRELENMKAQGDFDRLPKKEVARLQDEMNKLERFLGGIKDMHRLPDAIFIVDPKKERIAVLEARKLGIPIIAVIDTNCDPDEIDYAIPGNDDAIRAVRLMVGKIADAIIEGRTESESSYDESAYPASAEYGGTTEAVEDGTAAVV, via the coding sequence ATGGACGGCACGCGAGCGGGAGCCAGAGAGGATCCGTTCATGTCGGTCGTTACCATGCGAGAATTGCTGGAGGCGGGCGTTCACTTCGGGCATCAAACCCGTCGTTGGAATCCCAAGATGAAGCCGTACATCTTCCAAGAGCGAAACGGCATCTACATTATCGATCTCGCCCTTACCGTGCAGAAACTGCGAGAGACCGTCGAGGTCGTCAAGCAGCTGTCTCGCGAGGGCAAAGTCATTCTTTTCGTCGGAACGAAGAAACAGGCCCAAGACGTCGTTCGCGATGAGGCCGAGCGCGCCGGAACGTTTTTCATCAACCAGCGTTGGCTGGGCGGAACGCTGACCAACTTCTCGACGATCCAGCGGCGCATCGCGCGGCTACGCGAGCTCGAGAATATGAAGGCGCAGGGCGATTTCGATCGTCTTCCCAAAAAAGAAGTCGCCCGGCTGCAAGACGAGATGAACAAACTCGAGCGCTTCCTCGGCGGTATCAAAGATATGCACCGTTTGCCGGACGCGATCTTCATTGTCGATCCGAAGAAGGAGCGCATCGCGGTCTTAGAAGCGCGTAAGCTCGGAATTCCGATCATTGCGGTGATCGATACCAACTGCGATCCCGACGAAATCGACTACGCGATTCCCGGCAACGACGACGCGATCCGCGCGGTCCGCTTGATGGTTGGAAAGATCGCCGACGCGATCATCGAGGGCCGGACCGAGAGCGAGAGCTCGTACGACGAAAGTGCGTACCCCGCTTCGGCGGAATATGGCGGAACGACCGAAGCGGTCGAAGACGGCACCGCCGCCGTCGTTTAA
- the cysC gene encoding adenylyl-sulfate kinase, which translates to MVGDVDAGKSTILGRMLVDVGQVTPQKLAELESQSTRRGVPIEYSFLLDAFQLERDQAITLDISRIWLRMPERDYVFVDAPGHRELIRNLLTGASEVDAAILVVAEDEGITLQTRRQALFLQWFGFKEVLVAINKLDLAKDAETAFARRKGEVRDFLEQLSITPIDIIPIAAREGDNVAIRSTRWSWWKGGTLLEGLERLRPYAPPAGGPLRMVVQDVYRRGANRIIAGRVDSGVLRANERIVFWPLATDAIVTAIHRWPDDVDEAKAGDAVAISLDERIFVDRGAVASYPGDGPSLGHAMQATVVWLGDAAQAGDAFRIRLGTREVSVTLQRIDEIIDPDTLVGKPADRVEKSDVAVVTLSSRELIAADDELEDTSIGRFVLMHGTNVVAGGRVRSVIGRPRSEGATDVIAQLSSVTGGERISRNGHAGAVFWLTGLPSAGKSTVAMAVQRMLFDRGRLVYVLDGDTLRTTLNVDLGFSEEDRSENVRRTAAVAATLADAGMVVVCALISPFAADRDRARAAYPGRFFEVYIQCDLETAELRDVKGHYRRARTGEIPRFTGVSSPYEPPANADLILDTTKHSISESAGHLLEYIEEITQNN; encoded by the coding sequence ATGGTCGGCGACGTCGACGCTGGAAAGTCGACGATTTTGGGGCGCATGCTGGTCGATGTGGGCCAAGTCACGCCGCAAAAGCTAGCCGAACTCGAGAGCCAGAGCACGCGGCGCGGCGTGCCGATCGAGTATTCGTTTCTCTTGGACGCGTTTCAACTCGAACGCGATCAGGCGATAACGCTCGACATTTCGCGCATTTGGCTGCGGATGCCCGAACGCGACTATGTGTTCGTCGACGCCCCCGGCCATCGCGAGCTGATACGTAACCTTTTGACTGGCGCGTCCGAGGTTGATGCGGCCATCCTGGTCGTTGCCGAAGACGAAGGCATTACGCTGCAGACGCGGCGCCAGGCGCTCTTTCTGCAGTGGTTCGGCTTCAAAGAAGTGTTGGTCGCGATCAATAAGCTCGACCTCGCGAAGGACGCCGAAACCGCGTTCGCGCGGCGCAAAGGCGAAGTCCGCGATTTTCTCGAGCAACTCAGCATTACGCCGATCGACATCATTCCGATCGCGGCGCGCGAAGGCGATAACGTCGCCATCCGCAGCACGCGCTGGAGCTGGTGGAAGGGCGGTACGCTGCTCGAAGGGCTCGAGCGTTTGCGTCCGTACGCGCCGCCGGCCGGCGGTCCGCTACGCATGGTCGTCCAGGACGTGTACCGTCGCGGTGCCAATCGTATCATCGCCGGGCGTGTCGACTCGGGCGTGCTGCGCGCCAACGAACGTATCGTCTTTTGGCCTCTGGCTACCGACGCGATCGTAACTGCTATCCACCGCTGGCCTGACGATGTCGACGAAGCTAAGGCCGGCGACGCCGTCGCGATCTCGCTCGACGAGCGCATTTTCGTAGACCGTGGAGCGGTCGCGAGTTATCCCGGCGACGGACCGTCACTCGGTCACGCCATGCAGGCGACGGTCGTGTGGCTAGGAGACGCCGCTCAGGCCGGTGATGCGTTCCGCATCCGCCTGGGCACGCGTGAAGTATCGGTGACGTTGCAGCGCATAGACGAAATCATCGATCCCGACACGCTCGTCGGCAAACCCGCCGATCGCGTCGAAAAGAGCGACGTTGCAGTCGTTACGCTGTCGTCGCGCGAGTTGATCGCTGCGGACGACGAACTCGAAGACACTTCGATCGGTCGCTTCGTGCTGATGCACGGAACGAACGTGGTTGCCGGTGGACGCGTGCGCTCGGTCATCGGCCGGCCTCGCTCGGAAGGCGCTACCGACGTCATCGCGCAGCTGTCATCCGTTACGGGCGGCGAGCGCATCAGCCGGAACGGACACGCTGGAGCGGTGTTCTGGCTAACCGGCCTGCCGAGTGCCGGCAAATCGACCGTCGCTATGGCGGTACAGCGGATGCTCTTCGACCGCGGACGCTTGGTCTACGTGCTCGACGGCGACACCCTCCGTACGACGCTGAACGTCGACCTCGGATTCTCCGAAGAAGACCGCAGCGAAAACGTGCGGCGCACCGCCGCCGTAGCCGCCACGCTAGCGGACGCCGGAATGGTCGTCGTATGCGCGCTCATTTCGCCGTTTGCGGCCGACCGCGACCGCGCCCGCGCTGCCTATCCGGGGCGGTTCTTCGAGGTGTACATCCAGTGCGATCTGGAAACCGCCGAGCTGCGCGACGTGAAAGGCCACTACCGGCGAGCACGTACGGGCGAAATCCCGCGATTCACCGGCGTTTCGTCGCCGTACGAGCCGCCGGCGAACGCCGACCTCATTCTGGATACGACCAAGCACTCGATCTCCGAGTCGGCCGGTCACCTGCTGGAATATATAGAGGAAATCACGCAGAATAATTAG
- the cysD gene encoding sulfate adenylyltransferase subunit CysD yields the protein MPTATDSDLDALESRTIYVLREAFSTVSPIAMLWSIGKDSTALLWMVRKAFLGDVPFPMVLLDTGMEFPEVYEFRDKIVREWRLPVINEQCAPESTVDPTLPPAARHAARKSAGLKSLLAREGYRGIILGIRRDEQAIRAKERIFSPRNADGSWDPRSQPPELWDYYPYEVPDGAHVRIHPLLHWTELDIWRYTRRENIPYVSLYLAVDGKRYRSLGESNITVPIESTASTLDQVITELELTREPERAGRTMDNESEDAFERLRTTGYM from the coding sequence ATGCCAACGGCGACCGATTCCGATCTCGACGCGCTCGAGTCGCGGACGATCTATGTCCTGCGCGAAGCTTTTTCGACCGTTTCGCCCATCGCAATGTTATGGTCGATCGGCAAAGATTCGACCGCACTGCTGTGGATGGTTCGTAAAGCGTTTTTAGGCGACGTCCCCTTCCCAATGGTGCTGCTCGATACGGGCATGGAGTTCCCGGAGGTGTACGAGTTCCGCGACAAAATTGTCCGGGAGTGGCGCCTACCGGTCATCAACGAACAATGTGCTCCCGAAAGCACGGTGGATCCGACGCTTCCGCCGGCAGCCCGTCACGCCGCACGTAAGAGCGCCGGCCTGAAGTCGTTGCTCGCGCGCGAAGGCTATCGCGGCATCATTCTGGGCATTCGTCGCGACGAGCAAGCGATTCGCGCCAAAGAGCGCATCTTTAGTCCGCGTAATGCGGACGGATCGTGGGATCCGCGTTCGCAGCCGCCGGAGTTGTGGGACTATTATCCGTACGAAGTTCCGGACGGCGCGCACGTGCGCATCCATCCGCTGCTGCATTGGACCGAACTCGACATTTGGCGTTACACGCGACGCGAGAACATTCCGTACGTTTCCCTGTACCTCGCCGTCGACGGCAAGCGCTACCGCTCGCTGGGCGAAAGCAATATCACCGTGCCGATCGAGAGCACGGCTAGTACGCTCGACCAGGTCATTACCGAACTGGAGTTAACGCGCGAGCCCGAACGTGCCGGCCGCACGATGGATAACGAAAGCGAAGATGCTTTCGAACGACTTCGCACGACGGGATACATGTGA
- the csrA gene encoding carbon storage regulator CsrA, which yields MLALTRKVGESVVIGDGIRVTVVAVEHDQVRIAIDAPRHIAVHRSEVYDAIARPRKPPAK from the coding sequence ATGCTGGCTTTGACCCGAAAGGTGGGCGAATCTGTCGTAATCGGCGACGGCATACGCGTCACGGTCGTCGCGGTGGAGCACGATCAGGTGAGAATCGCCATCGACGCGCCGCGCCACATCGCAGTCCACCGTTCCGAGGTGTACGACGCTATCGCTCGCCCCCGAAAGCCGCCAGCAAAGTAA
- a CDS encoding ABC transporter ATP-binding protein, with product MNRRAILIRLAKEARPYYPRIAVATLLGALAGVLTTVPPAAFRIIINDVLAPPHGRPANLHALYGALAVTCAALVLSNLAIYFQTYITAWSGQHLIARIRIRLFERILNLPLDAFDRWRPGELMSRFSTDLQLMTDAVSVSVPQLVVALVTFVSSFAVMIYLDWLLTLSLIVVAPIVSFAVSKFQRLITESTHRAQQRIADLSANLAEILQGQRVVKAFNREAYEVGRFETRNEDFFGAYMKLTQFIQTQPVVVSTIMVAAVVFIMWMSVNEVLRGRLDTGTVFMYWALLVNLMNPMNRVAAFFGDISKAVVGAGRVFELLDLPVETRDTDEDLPLPAVLGKIEFRDVSFSYALNEPPALSNVNVTIQAGEIVALVGPSGAGKTTLANLVPRFYRPQKGEVLIDGIDIATVGLTDLRRTMAIVPQDPQLLRGSIVDNIRYGRLEATDEEVRVAAREANVDDFVSVLPDGYATEVGERGVRLSGGERQRIAIARAILRDPRILILDEATSALDSHSEALIEGALDRLLPGRTTLIIAHRLSTIRRANTVLYIESGRVVEVGTHAQLIARGGAYAKLHAAQFATL from the coding sequence ATGAACCGGCGAGCAATCCTCATACGCCTGGCCAAAGAAGCCCGGCCGTACTATCCGCGCATCGCGGTGGCGACGCTGTTAGGCGCGTTGGCCGGTGTGCTGACGACCGTTCCTCCGGCTGCGTTCCGCATCATCATCAACGACGTGTTGGCGCCGCCGCACGGCCGCCCGGCGAACCTGCACGCGTTGTACGGCGCTCTCGCCGTGACGTGCGCCGCGCTCGTACTGTCGAACTTGGCCATCTACTTTCAGACCTATATAACCGCATGGAGCGGGCAACACCTAATCGCTCGCATCCGCATCCGGCTATTCGAACGAATTCTCAATCTGCCGTTGGACGCGTTCGACCGTTGGCGCCCCGGCGAACTGATGTCGCGCTTCAGCACCGACTTGCAGTTGATGACCGATGCGGTCAGCGTATCCGTTCCGCAATTGGTCGTTGCCCTCGTAACGTTCGTATCGTCGTTCGCGGTCATGATCTATCTGGATTGGCTGCTGACGCTATCGTTAATCGTGGTCGCACCGATCGTCAGTTTCGCCGTTTCGAAATTTCAACGGTTGATTACCGAGAGTACCCATCGAGCGCAGCAACGTATTGCGGATCTATCGGCCAATTTGGCCGAAATACTGCAAGGCCAACGCGTCGTCAAGGCGTTCAACCGCGAGGCGTACGAAGTCGGCCGGTTCGAAACGCGCAACGAAGACTTTTTTGGCGCGTATATGAAGCTCACGCAGTTCATCCAAACCCAGCCGGTCGTCGTTTCGACGATCATGGTGGCCGCGGTCGTGTTCATCATGTGGATGTCGGTCAACGAAGTCTTGCGCGGCAGGTTGGACACCGGCACCGTCTTCATGTATTGGGCGCTGCTGGTCAACTTGATGAACCCGATGAATCGCGTTGCCGCGTTCTTCGGCGATATCAGCAAGGCGGTCGTCGGAGCCGGTCGCGTGTTCGAACTGTTGGATCTTCCGGTCGAGACGCGCGACACCGACGAAGACCTGCCGTTACCCGCCGTGCTCGGAAAAATCGAATTCCGCGACGTTTCGTTCTCGTACGCACTCAACGAGCCGCCCGCGCTTTCGAACGTCAATGTGACGATCCAAGCCGGCGAGATCGTGGCACTGGTCGGTCCGTCGGGTGCCGGGAAGACCACCTTGGCGAATCTCGTTCCGCGCTTTTACCGGCCACAAAAAGGCGAAGTGCTGATCGATGGCATCGACATCGCGACCGTCGGTCTTACCGATCTGCGGCGCACGATGGCGATCGTTCCGCAAGACCCGCAGCTGTTACGCGGGTCGATCGTCGACAACATTCGGTACGGACGATTAGAGGCGACGGACGAAGAAGTGCGCGTCGCAGCGCGCGAAGCCAACGTCGACGATTTCGTGTCGGTGTTGCCCGACGGGTACGCTACGGAAGTCGGCGAACGCGGCGTGCGTTTGTCCGGCGGAGAACGTCAGCGAATAGCGATCGCTCGTGCCATCTTGCGCGATCCGCGAATTTTGATTTTGGACGAGGCGACCAGCGCGTTGGATAGTCATTCGGAAGCGCTCATCGAAGGAGCGCTAGACCGGTTGCTCCCGGGACGGACGACGCTGATTATCGCACATCGATTGTCGACGATCCGGCGGGCAAACACGGTTTTGTATATCGAGAGCGGCAGAGTGGTCGAGGTCGGTACGCACGCACAGTTGATCGCGCGCGGCGGGGCGTATGCCAAGTTGCACGCGGCGCAGTTCGCGACGCTATAA